The following are encoded together in the Methylorubrum sp. B1-46 genome:
- a CDS encoding IS5 family transposase (programmed frameshift), giving the protein MERLLPPRPPHPLGCHNPRTPDRKAMDAILFVLRTGCQWNALTATGICTSSSAHRRFQEWTQAGVFEAFWREGLLAYDDLVGIDWTWLSLDAAMGKAPLVGEKTGPNPTDRGKRGVKRSVLTDGRGVPISVVIAGANVNDHLLMGETLDAVPVARPKPTRRSPLHLCLDKGYDYATSRTLVEERGFTLHLRRRGEEIHAKRHRGAKARRWVVERAHAWLNRFRGILIRWPKKPRNYRALVHFACGIIAAQQTLPE; this is encoded by the exons ATGGAGCGCTTGCTGCCTCCACGTCCGCCTCATCCTCTGGGCTGTCACAACCCGCGGACGCCCGATCGCAAGGCGATGGACGCGATCCTGTTCGTGCTGCGCACCGGATGCCAGTGGAACGCCCTGACCGCCACCGGGATCTGCACCTCTTCCTCGGCCCATCGCCGGTTCCAGGAGTGGACGCAGGCCGGGGTGTTCGAGGCGTTCTGGCGGGAGGGCCTGCTGGCCTACGACGATCTGGTCGGGATCGACTGGACGTGGTTGTCGCTGGATGCAGCCATGGGCAAGGCGCCCCTG GTGGGGGAAAAAACCGGCCCCAACCCGACCGACCGCGGCAAGCGCGGGGTCAAGCGCTCGGTGCTCACTGACGGACGCGGCGTCCCGATCAGCGTCGTCATCGCGGGCGCCAACGTCAACGACCATCTTCTCATGGGTGAGACCTTGGACGCCGTACCCGTCGCCCGGCCCAAACCGACCAGACGCTCGCCCCTGCACCTGTGCCTCGACAAGGGATACGACTACGCCACCTCCCGGACCTTGGTCGAGGAGCGCGGCTTCACCCTCCACCTGCGCCGCCGAGGCGAGGAGATCCACGCCAAACGCCACCGCGGGGCCAAGGCGCGCAGATGGGTCGTCGAGCGCGCCCACGCTTGGCTCAACCGCTTCCGTGGCATCCTCATCCGCTGGCCCAAAAAGCCCCGGAACTACCGAGCCCTCGTCCACTTCGCCTGCGGGATCATCGCCGCTCAACAAACCCTACCGGAATAG
- a CDS encoding nitroreductase produces the protein MTEIRDTADGITLDLLRTRRSVPPMLLDGPGPMPEELDGWLAIAARVPDHGKLSPWRFLVIEGEARERIGAIIEQAFLADFPQADEKRRAQERQRLAHAPVVVGVVSQAAPHVKIPEWEQVLSAGAVCMNLMVAANAAGYATSWLTEWFAYDRRVLDALGLDPAERIAGFIHIGRAREVPSDRPRPDLSQIVTRL, from the coding sequence ATGACCGAGATTCGAGACACCGCCGACGGCATCACCCTCGATCTGCTGCGAACCCGCCGCTCGGTGCCGCCGATGCTGCTCGACGGGCCCGGCCCCATGCCCGAGGAACTCGACGGCTGGCTCGCGATCGCGGCGCGGGTGCCCGACCACGGGAAGCTCAGCCCCTGGCGCTTCCTCGTGATCGAGGGCGAGGCGCGCGAGCGCATCGGCGCCATCATCGAGCAGGCCTTTCTCGCCGACTTCCCCCAAGCCGACGAGAAGCGGCGCGCCCAGGAGCGGCAGCGCCTCGCCCACGCGCCGGTCGTGGTGGGCGTCGTGTCCCAGGCGGCGCCGCACGTGAAAATCCCCGAATGGGAGCAGGTGCTCTCGGCCGGCGCCGTCTGCATGAACCTCATGGTCGCCGCCAACGCCGCGGGCTACGCCACTTCCTGGCTCACCGAGTGGTTCGCCTATGACCGCCGGGTGCTCGACGCGCTCGGCCTCGACCCGGCCGAGCGCATCGCCGGCTTCATCCATATCGGCCGGGCGCGGGAGGTGCCCTCCGACCGGCCGCGGCCGGATCTGAGCCAGATCGTCACCCGGCTCTGA
- a CDS encoding glutathione S-transferase family protein: MLTVYGDRKSGNCLKVAWVAAHLGIDLDWREIDILKGATRTPDFLALNPDGRVPTLVLEDGRSLAESNAIIGYLARDSGLIPADAFAQAKMWQWLFWEQYSHEPYIAVRRFQLLYLGRTEAELDPKLFERGHAALALMEGALVDGPFLVGNDLSLADVALVAYTRLAHEGGFNLAPYPALRDWISRVEAELGITG; this comes from the coding sequence ATGCTCACCGTCTACGGCGACCGCAAGTCGGGCAATTGCCTGAAGGTGGCCTGGGTCGCCGCCCATCTCGGGATCGATCTCGATTGGCGCGAAATCGACATCCTGAAGGGCGCGACCCGCACGCCCGACTTCCTCGCCCTCAACCCGGACGGGCGCGTGCCGACCCTGGTGCTGGAGGACGGGCGCAGCCTCGCCGAGTCGAACGCGATCATCGGCTACCTCGCCCGCGATTCCGGGCTGATCCCGGCGGATGCCTTCGCACAGGCGAAGATGTGGCAATGGCTGTTCTGGGAGCAGTATAGCCACGAGCCCTACATCGCCGTGCGCCGGTTCCAACTCCTCTATCTCGGCCGCACGGAGGCAGAACTCGATCCGAAGCTGTTCGAGCGGGGTCACGCCGCACTCGCCCTGATGGAGGGCGCATTGGTGGACGGGCCGTTCCTCGTCGGCAACGATCTCAGCCTCGCCGACGTGGCGCTCGTGGCCTATACCCGCCTCGCGCACGAGGGCGGCTTCAACCTCGCGCCCTATCCGGCCTTGCGGGACTGGATCAGCCGCGTCGAAGCCGAACTCGGCATCACCGGTTAG
- a CDS encoding DUF2336 domain-containing protein — protein sequence MILRQFLALTQNATPERRAEAAGTLTRSYLQGTLGPEAAWEAKTALLALLDDPAAAVRRALAQACAESEQAPRPLIVALASDQPDIACLVLARSPVLMDADLVDCVAMGCEETRAAVAGRSDLSKPVAAALAEVGGAPSLIALARNPLAAIGTAALMRMVERHGDDAELRQALLTRTDLAIEVRHAIVALMAEQLSRFGQDAGWISSERGDRAAREARDAAALALSDEADEAQLVRLVAHLRVQEQLTAGLILRAILSLRLPFAEITLAELSGLSRARVAGLMLEPHGAGFAALHRRAGLPALLLPSIRAGLTVWRDANGGRNGVDGPRLARSMIEAALTACETLPFAEARGLMALLARFEAEAARDEARILAHEQAEAQAREAAEAPILLTAPEAVDGFVSEAPSDILILSAGPAASEPVLPDAAAAWPLAPRPEERIGAAVMESADEIGPDTAETVLAGLADEIMAHFLADRAAAAGQLSGPAPESQAAIIPEIVVEPKRTPRPRAIAVAVAAGMIPEDLILSYRADRERQRLAA from the coding sequence ATGATCCTCCGCCAATTCCTCGCCCTCACCCAGAACGCCACGCCCGAGCGCCGCGCCGAGGCCGCAGGCACCCTGACGCGCAGCTATCTCCAGGGCACCCTGGGGCCGGAGGCGGCCTGGGAGGCCAAGACGGCGCTGCTCGCGCTGCTCGACGATCCGGCCGCGGCGGTACGCCGGGCGCTGGCGCAGGCCTGCGCCGAATCCGAACAGGCGCCGCGCCCGCTGATCGTGGCGCTGGCCTCCGACCAGCCGGACATCGCCTGCCTCGTCCTGGCGCGCTCCCCCGTGCTGATGGATGCCGATCTCGTCGATTGCGTCGCCATGGGCTGCGAGGAGACCCGTGCGGCGGTGGCCGGGCGGTCCGATCTGTCGAAGCCGGTCGCCGCGGCGCTGGCGGAGGTGGGCGGCGCCCCCTCGCTGATCGCGCTCGCGCGCAACCCGCTCGCGGCGATCGGCACCGCTGCCCTGATGCGGATGGTCGAGCGGCACGGCGACGACGCGGAGCTGCGCCAGGCCCTGCTGACCCGCACCGACCTCGCCATCGAGGTGCGCCACGCCATCGTCGCCCTGATGGCCGAGCAGCTCTCGCGTTTCGGCCAGGATGCCGGCTGGATCAGTTCCGAGCGCGGCGACCGCGCCGCGCGCGAGGCCCGCGACGCCGCCGCCCTCGCGCTCAGCGACGAGGCCGACGAAGCGCAGCTCGTGCGGCTCGTGGCGCATCTGCGGGTGCAGGAGCAGCTCACCGCCGGACTGATCCTGCGGGCGATCCTTTCCCTGCGCCTGCCCTTTGCCGAGATCACGCTAGCCGAGCTGAGCGGTCTCAGCCGCGCCCGCGTCGCCGGGCTGATGCTGGAGCCGCACGGCGCGGGCTTCGCTGCCCTTCACCGCCGCGCCGGCCTGCCCGCCCTTCTGCTGCCGTCGATCCGGGCGGGGCTGACCGTCTGGCGCGACGCCAATGGCGGCCGCAACGGCGTGGACGGACCGCGGCTCGCCCGCTCGATGATCGAGGCGGCGCTGACCGCCTGCGAGACCCTGCCCTTCGCCGAGGCCCGCGGCCTGATGGCGCTGCTCGCCCGCTTCGAGGCCGAGGCGGCTCGCGACGAGGCCCGCATCCTGGCGCACGAGCAGGCCGAGGCCCAGGCGCGGGAAGCGGCCGAGGCGCCCATTCTCCTGACGGCGCCGGAGGCCGTGGACGGGTTCGTCTCGGAAGCGCCGTCGGACATCCTCATCCTCTCCGCAGGCCCCGCCGCCTCGGAACCGGTTCTGCCCGACGCCGCCGCCGCGTGGCCGCTGGCGCCCCGGCCGGAGGAGCGCATCGGCGCGGCGGTGATGGAATCGGCGGACGAGATCGGGCCGGACACGGCCGAGACCGTGCTGGCCGGCCTCGCCGACGAGATCATGGCGCATTTCCTGGCAGACCGGGCCGCGGCGGCGGGGCAGCTCTCAGGCCCCGCGCCGGAGTCCCAGGCCGCGATCATTCCCGAGATCGTCGTCGAACCGAAGCGAACCCCACGGCCGCGCGCGATCGCCGTGGCGGTGGCCGCCGGGATGATCCCCGAGGATCTGATCCTCAGCTACCGCGCGGATCGCGAGCGCCAGCGCCTCGCGGCGTGA
- a CDS encoding flavin reductase family protein encodes MHYEADNPSLPHNPLKAIVAPRPIGWISAMDRAGRVNLAPYSFFNAVGGEPDMVMFSSSGRKDAMTFAEEGGEFVCSLATFDLREAVNATSAPLARGESEFGFAGLTPAPSRRVRPPRVAESPAAIECKWLQTVPLVPLGGGEPANFMVIGQVVSMYVDDRFVKDGRVDTGAMRPILRGGYFDYFTTESENRFELRRPKGGG; translated from the coding sequence ATGCATTACGAGGCCGACAATCCCAGCCTGCCGCACAATCCGCTCAAGGCCATCGTCGCCCCGCGCCCGATCGGCTGGATCAGCGCCATGGACCGGGCGGGCCGGGTGAACCTCGCGCCCTACTCGTTCTTCAACGCGGTCGGCGGCGAGCCCGACATGGTGATGTTCTCCTCCTCGGGCCGCAAGGACGCGATGACCTTCGCGGAAGAGGGCGGCGAGTTCGTGTGCAGCCTTGCCACCTTCGACCTGCGCGAGGCGGTCAACGCCACCTCGGCGCCGCTGGCACGGGGCGAGAGCGAGTTCGGCTTTGCCGGGTTGACCCCCGCGCCGTCGCGCCGCGTGCGGCCGCCCCGCGTCGCGGAATCGCCCGCGGCGATTGAGTGCAAGTGGCTTCAGACCGTGCCGCTGGTGCCGCTCGGCGGCGGTGAACCGGCGAATTTCATGGTGATCGGGCAGGTGGTCTCGATGTACGTGGACGACCGCTTCGTGAAGGACGGCCGGGTCGATACCGGTGCCATGCGCCCAATCCTGCGCGGCGGCTATTTCGACTACTTCACCACCGAGTCTGAGAACCGGTTCGAGCTGCGGCGACCGAAGGGTGGCGGCTAA
- a CDS encoding transglycosylase SLT domain-containing protein, whose amino-acid sequence MFLFTNAPIGNRETAAPARTAAANGEVVEAIREGAQTSGVGFDYLLATAQRESSLNPSAKASTSTATGLFQFIEQTWLGVMKNAGAKLGLSSYADAITAGADGRYTVADPAARQAILDLRRDPKVSAAMAGALTQRNGEALSAALGREPTAGDLYAAHVLGAKGASALIASAQANPSRPAALDLPEAAAANRSLFYDRAGRPRSASELYGLLSQTTSGVATPVATAAAETSVPTAYASLEGGLRSLFQTDRRQGAISEGVAKLWQNRAASTAARTAPTYFPRSDGAGEADGTATPPAATAPASVADATSVSEPILVPLPPRRPAGLAAPTATASEPAATLMAGPMPDRPSATASKNSLFDPSALRLRSGS is encoded by the coding sequence ATGTTCCTGTTCACCAATGCTCCCATCGGCAACCGCGAGACCGCCGCTCCGGCGCGGACCGCCGCGGCGAACGGCGAGGTCGTCGAGGCGATCCGCGAGGGCGCGCAGACGAGCGGCGTCGGCTTCGACTACCTGCTCGCCACGGCGCAGCGCGAATCGAGCCTCAACCCCTCGGCCAAGGCGAGCACTTCGACGGCGACGGGCCTGTTCCAGTTCATCGAGCAGACTTGGCTCGGCGTGATGAAGAATGCCGGGGCCAAGCTCGGTCTCTCGTCCTACGCCGACGCGATCACCGCGGGCGCGGATGGCCGCTACACCGTGGCGGACCCGGCGGCACGGCAGGCGATCCTCGACCTGCGCCGCGATCCGAAGGTCTCGGCGGCGATGGCCGGCGCGCTGACGCAGCGTAACGGCGAGGCGCTGAGCGCGGCTCTCGGGCGCGAGCCGACGGCCGGCGACCTCTACGCGGCCCACGTCCTCGGCGCGAAGGGGGCGAGCGCGCTGATCGCCTCGGCGCAGGCGAACCCGTCGCGCCCCGCCGCCCTCGACCTGCCGGAGGCGGCCGCCGCCAACCGCAGCCTGTTCTACGACCGGGCCGGTCGGCCGCGCAGCGCGTCCGAACTCTACGGCCTCCTGAGCCAGACGACCTCGGGCGTGGCGACCCCGGTCGCGACCGCCGCGGCCGAGACCAGCGTGCCGACGGCCTATGCCTCGCTGGAGGGCGGCCTGCGCTCGCTGTTCCAGACCGACCGGCGCCAGGGCGCGATCTCGGAAGGCGTGGCCAAGCTCTGGCAGAACCGCGCCGCGAGCACCGCCGCCCGTACGGCCCCGACCTATTTCCCGCGCTCCGACGGAGCGGGCGAGGCGGACGGCACGGCCACGCCGCCCGCCGCGACGGCGCCCGCGAGCGTGGCGGACGCCACCTCCGTCTCGGAACCGATCCTCGTGCCGCTACCGCCGCGCCGGCCGGCCGGACTGGCCGCGCCGACCGCAACGGCCTCGGAGCCGGCCGCCACCCTGATGGCTGGGCCGATGCCGGACCGGCCGAGCGCCACGGCTTCGAAAAATTCCCTGTTCGACCCCTCCGCCTTGCGGCTCAGGAGCGGCTCATGA
- a CDS encoding ROK family protein: MVSDALRFGIDLGGTKIAGIVLDADGTTRAESRVPTPRGDYEGTLDAIAGLVAALERQAGTAGASVGVGMPGAISRATGLIKNANSVWLNGRPFAEDLSARLGRPVRIENDANCLAVSEAVDGAGAGAAIVWAIILGTGVGSGIALQGQALTGRNAIAGEWGHNPLPWPHDDERPGPACYCGRHGCLETWLSGPGLSADFFRRTGESRSGEEIVARAEGGDAAALAALVRHRDRLGRGIAHVVNILDPDVIVLGGGLSRVEGLVAALPDAIGPHVFTDAFDTPVRASRHGDASGVRGAAWLWGTP; the protein is encoded by the coding sequence TTGGTCTCCGATGCTTTACGGTTCGGGATCGATCTCGGCGGCACCAAGATCGCCGGGATCGTCCTCGACGCCGACGGGACGACGCGAGCAGAGTCTCGTGTTCCGACTCCGCGCGGCGACTATGAGGGGACGCTCGACGCCATCGCCGGCCTCGTTGCCGCTCTGGAGCGGCAGGCCGGAACCGCGGGGGCGAGCGTCGGCGTCGGCATGCCCGGCGCGATCTCCCGCGCTACGGGCTTGATCAAGAACGCCAACTCGGTCTGGCTGAACGGCCGGCCCTTCGCGGAGGATCTCTCCGCCCGCCTCGGCCGCCCGGTGCGGATCGAGAACGACGCCAACTGCCTCGCCGTCTCGGAAGCCGTGGACGGGGCCGGCGCGGGCGCAGCCATCGTCTGGGCGATCATCCTCGGCACCGGCGTCGGCTCGGGCATCGCCCTCCAGGGGCAGGCGCTGACCGGCCGCAACGCCATTGCCGGGGAATGGGGCCACAATCCCCTGCCCTGGCCACACGACGACGAGCGCCCCGGCCCCGCCTGCTATTGCGGCCGCCACGGCTGCCTTGAGACCTGGCTCTCCGGCCCCGGCCTTTCCGCCGATTTCTTCCGCCGCACGGGAGAAAGCCGGAGCGGCGAGGAAATCGTCGCGCGTGCCGAAGGCGGCGATGCGGCTGCCCTTGCGGCGCTGGTGCGCCACCGCGACCGGCTCGGACGCGGCATCGCCCATGTGGTCAACATCCTCGACCCGGATGTGATCGTGCTCGGCGGCGGCCTGTCGCGGGTCGAGGGCCTCGTCGCGGCGTTGCCCGACGCGATCGGGCCGCACGTCTTCACCGACGCCTTCGACACGCCGGTCCGAGCGAGTCGGCACGGCGACGCCTCGGGCGTGCGCGGCGCGGCTTGGCTCTGGGGGACGCCTTGA
- a CDS encoding PLP-dependent aminotransferase family protein, with product MTVTVEEPVLSRVETVMRAIEARIEGRALGPGARLPSVRGLAESMQVSKSTVVEAYDRLAARGAIVSRPGSGFFVSARPEPLCLTAIGPRLDRAVDPVWITRQSLEARPDSLRPGCGWLPPDWLPEAELRRALRQVARQSAAVMFYDTPQGHAPLRQQLALRLTERGIRAHPDQLVLTDSVTHALDLIIRFLAEPGDTVLLDDPCYFSFQALARAHRLQMVGVPFGPEGPDLAAFERALIEHKPRFYITNSGLQNPTGATLSPVAVHRILRLAEMHGTLIVEDDAYADFEAEPGPRLAGFDGLDRVIHVGGFSKTISTGARVGAIAIRDDWVERLVDLKLAVSLSDNHLTAATVHRFLAEGSYRHHVDAMRTRLAEARGTVVRRLAEVGVAVPFVPSAGMFLWGRLPDGLDATNVSRRALARGVVLAPGNVFSLSQGAADAMRFNVAQCADPRVFSELARAMEG from the coding sequence ATGACGGTCACGGTCGAGGAGCCGGTCCTCTCACGGGTCGAGACGGTGATGCGTGCCATCGAGGCGCGGATCGAGGGCCGGGCGCTTGGCCCCGGCGCCCGGCTGCCCTCGGTGCGAGGGCTGGCCGAGAGCATGCAGGTCTCCAAATCGACCGTCGTCGAGGCCTATGACCGGCTGGCGGCGCGCGGCGCCATCGTCTCCCGCCCTGGCTCCGGTTTCTTCGTCTCCGCTCGGCCGGAGCCGCTCTGCCTTACCGCCATCGGGCCGCGGCTCGACCGGGCGGTCGATCCGGTCTGGATCACCCGGCAGTCGCTGGAGGCGCGGCCGGACTCATTGAGGCCCGGCTGCGGCTGGCTCCCGCCGGACTGGCTGCCTGAGGCGGAGCTGCGCCGGGCGCTGCGCCAAGTCGCGCGGCAGAGCGCGGCGGTGATGTTCTACGACACGCCGCAGGGCCATGCGCCGCTCCGTCAGCAACTGGCGCTCCGTCTGACCGAGCGTGGCATCCGCGCCCATCCCGACCAGCTCGTGCTGACCGATTCGGTTACCCACGCCCTCGATCTCATCATCCGCTTCCTCGCTGAGCCCGGCGACACGGTGCTGCTCGACGATCCCTGCTACTTCTCGTTCCAGGCGCTCGCCCGTGCCCACCGCTTGCAGATGGTCGGCGTGCCGTTCGGGCCCGAGGGGCCGGATCTCGCGGCGTTCGAGCGGGCGCTGATCGAGCACAAGCCCCGCTTCTACATCACCAATTCCGGCCTCCAGAACCCGACCGGCGCCACCTTGAGCCCGGTCGCCGTCCACCGCATCCTGCGGCTCGCCGAGATGCACGGCACGCTCATCGTCGAGGACGACGCCTACGCCGATTTCGAGGCCGAGCCGGGCCCCAGGCTGGCCGGCTTCGACGGGCTCGACCGGGTGATCCATGTCGGCGGCTTCTCGAAGACGATCTCGACCGGCGCCCGCGTTGGCGCGATCGCGATCCGCGACGACTGGGTCGAACGCCTCGTCGATCTCAAGCTCGCGGTCTCGCTCAGCGACAACCATCTCACCGCGGCCACCGTCCACCGCTTCCTCGCCGAGGGCAGCTACCGCCACCACGTCGATGCCATGCGCACCCGGCTGGCGGAGGCCCGCGGCACGGTGGTGCGGCGGCTCGCCGAGGTCGGCGTCGCGGTGCCGTTCGTGCCGAGCGCGGGGATGTTCCTCTGGGGCCGCCTGCCGGACGGCCTCGACGCGACCAACGTCTCCCGCCGGGCGCTCGCCCGCGGCGTGGTGCTGGCGCCGGGCAACGTGTTCTCGCTGAGCCAGGGCGCTGCCGACGCCATGCGCTTCAACGTGGCGCAATGCGCCGACCCGCGGGTGTTTTCGGAGCTCGCGCGGGCGATGGAGGGGTGA
- the thrS gene encoding threonine--tRNA ligase: MPILTFPDGNTRAYDAAVTGRTVVEGIAKSLAKRTVAMALDGTVRDLDDTIEADAAIEFLSRDDPRALELIRHDCAHVLAEAVQALWPGTQVTIGPVIENGFYYDFAKDEPFTPEDFPKIEAKMREIISRDAPFTKEVWTRDDVKKLFADKGESYKVELVDAIPPGEDLKIYRQGDWFDLCRGPHMTSTGKVGAAFKLMKVAGAYWRGDSNNPMLTRIYGTAWASQGDLDAYLHRLEEAERRDHRRLGKEMDLFHFQEEGPGVVFWHAKGWTIFQELIAYMRRRLKGDYAEVNAPQILDKSLWETSGHWGWYRENMFAAQSAGEEAEDKRWFALKPMNCPGHVQIFKHGLKSYRDLPLRMAEFGVVHRYEPSGAMHGLMRVRGFTQDDAHIFCTEDQLAAECLKINDLILSTYADFGFDQILVKLSTRPEKRVGSDALWDHAEAVMTRVLGEIEEQSGGRIKTAVNPGEGAFYGPKFEYVLRDAIGRDWQCGTTQVDFNLPERFDASYIDADSQKKPPVMIHRAICGSMERFTGILIEHFAGHFPLWLAPVQVVVATITSDADAYAREVVRVLERAGLRVEADLRNEKINYKVREHSLAKVPVLLALGRREAEERTVSVRRLGSQKTTTLTLDAALAAFIEEATSPDRRRAEAAADSLPSTDAVLDGQHVEVPAP, encoded by the coding sequence ATGCCCATCCTGACCTTCCCCGACGGCAACACCCGCGCGTACGACGCCGCGGTGACCGGCCGGACCGTGGTGGAGGGCATCGCCAAGTCGCTCGCCAAGCGCACGGTTGCCATGGCGCTCGACGGCACGGTGCGCGACCTCGACGACACGATCGAGGCGGATGCCGCGATCGAGTTCCTCTCGCGCGACGACCCGCGGGCGCTCGAACTGATCCGCCACGATTGCGCGCACGTGCTGGCGGAAGCCGTGCAGGCGCTGTGGCCCGGCACGCAGGTGACGATCGGCCCCGTCATCGAGAACGGCTTCTACTACGACTTCGCCAAGGATGAGCCCTTCACGCCCGAGGACTTCCCGAAGATCGAGGCGAAGATGCGCGAGATCATTTCGCGCGATGCGCCCTTCACCAAAGAGGTCTGGACCCGTGACGACGTGAAAAAACTCTTCGCCGACAAGGGCGAGAGCTACAAGGTCGAGCTGGTCGATGCGATTCCGCCGGGCGAGGATCTGAAGATCTACCGCCAGGGCGACTGGTTCGACCTCTGCCGCGGCCCGCACATGACTTCGACGGGCAAGGTCGGCGCGGCCTTCAAGCTGATGAAGGTCGCGGGCGCCTATTGGCGGGGTGATTCCAACAACCCGATGCTGACGCGCATCTACGGCACCGCCTGGGCCTCTCAAGGCGACCTCGACGCCTACCTGCACCGGCTGGAGGAGGCCGAGCGCCGCGACCACCGCAGGCTCGGCAAGGAAATGGACCTGTTCCACTTCCAGGAGGAAGGGCCGGGCGTCGTGTTCTGGCACGCCAAGGGCTGGACCATCTTCCAAGAGCTGATCGCCTACATGCGCCGCCGCCTGAAGGGCGACTACGCCGAGGTGAACGCCCCGCAGATCCTCGACAAATCGCTGTGGGAGACCTCCGGCCACTGGGGCTGGTACCGCGAGAACATGTTCGCGGCCCAATCCGCCGGCGAGGAGGCCGAGGACAAGCGCTGGTTTGCCCTCAAGCCGATGAACTGCCCCGGCCACGTGCAGATCTTCAAGCATGGCCTGAAATCCTACCGCGACCTGCCGCTGCGCATGGCCGAGTTCGGCGTGGTTCACCGCTACGAGCCGTCGGGCGCCATGCACGGCCTGATGCGCGTGCGCGGCTTCACCCAGGACGACGCACACATCTTCTGCACCGAGGACCAGCTCGCCGCCGAGTGCCTGAAGATCAACGACCTGATCCTCTCGACCTACGCCGATTTCGGCTTCGACCAGATCCTGGTGAAGCTCTCGACGCGCCCCGAGAAGCGCGTCGGCTCGGACGCGCTGTGGGACCACGCCGAAGCGGTGATGACGCGGGTGCTGGGAGAGATCGAGGAGCAGTCCGGCGGCCGGATCAAGACCGCGGTCAATCCCGGCGAGGGCGCGTTCTACGGGCCGAAATTCGAGTATGTGCTGCGCGACGCCATCGGCCGCGACTGGCAATGCGGCACGACGCAGGTCGACTTCAACCTGCCGGAGCGGTTCGACGCGAGCTACATCGACGCCGACAGCCAGAAGAAGCCGCCGGTGATGATCCACCGTGCCATTTGCGGCTCGATGGAGCGCTTCACCGGCATCCTGATCGAGCATTTTGCGGGGCACTTCCCGCTCTGGCTCGCGCCGGTGCAGGTGGTGGTGGCGACGATCACCAGCGATGCCGACGCCTACGCCCGCGAAGTGGTCCGCGTGCTGGAGCGCGCGGGCCTGCGTGTGGAAGCCGACCTAAGAAACGAGAAAATCAACTACAAGGTCCGTGAGCACTCGCTGGCCAAGGTGCCGGTACTGCTGGCGCTCGGCCGCCGCGAGGCGGAGGAGCGCACGGTCTCGGTGCGCCGGCTGGGCAGCCAGAAGACCACCACGCTGACCCTCGACGCGGCGCTTGCGGCCTTCATCGAGGAGGCGACCTCCCCGGATCGCCGCCGGGCCGAAGCCGCCGCCGACAGCCTGCCGAGCACGGATGCGGTGCTCGACGGCCAGCACGTCGAGGTTCCCGCACCGTAA
- a CDS encoding aldolase yields MRPVPDHSEPDTARGAVIDPAAVEAALAAGADALVFETPPPPGVIADLRTHRPGLTIYAALDTPDDPSLEDLMAQRPDGMLLRDARAGRDVAALGARLAVCEALVGVRDGATAILAAIGHPLGVLEARSFAGASPRLAGLSLDKTALAASLRAAGALAQAHGLIQLAAAAAGVAVFEALTLGEERLPEGLATATPYGFRWVVSRPPAPDGTG; encoded by the coding sequence ATGAGACCCGTCCCGGATCATTCCGAGCCTGACACCGCGCGCGGCGCCGTCATCGACCCGGCCGCTGTCGAAGCGGCGCTGGCGGCTGGGGCAGATGCCCTAGTGTTCGAGACGCCACCGCCGCCGGGCGTGATCGCGGATCTGCGAACACATCGGCCCGGCCTGACGATCTACGCCGCCCTCGACACGCCCGACGACCCGAGCCTTGAAGACCTGATGGCGCAGCGGCCGGACGGTATGCTGCTGCGCGATGCCCGCGCCGGCCGCGACGTGGCCGCCCTCGGCGCCCGGCTCGCCGTCTGCGAGGCACTGGTTGGCGTCCGCGATGGTGCGACGGCGATTCTCGCTGCCATCGGCCATCCCCTCGGCGTGCTCGAGGCCCGCAGCTTCGCCGGGGCAAGCCCCCGGCTCGCCGGCCTTTCCCTCGACAAGACGGCGCTCGCCGCGAGCCTGCGGGCGGCGGGCGCGCTTGCCCAGGCGCACGGCCTCATCCAACTCGCGGCGGCAGCGGCGGGCGTGGCCGTCTTCGAAGCGCTGACACTCGGCGAGGAACGCTTACCCGAGGGGCTTGCGACAGCCACGCCGTATGGCTTCAGGTGGGTCGTGTCGCGGCCCCCAGCGCCCGACGGCACCGGGTGA